The Silene latifolia isolate original U9 population chromosome X, ASM4854445v1, whole genome shotgun sequence genome contains the following window.
TGGGATACCCCATCTAATTTTTTGTGGTGAGGTCACTTTGGGTACAATCTAGTTTGCATTCACTCACATTTGTCAGGAATTCATTATGTGTACCACACATGAAGCCAAGTACCTGGTACCATCCTTTGAAAGCAAGTAGCTTCAGCCAATAATACTACTGACTTGTAACAGAAGGGAAACAGATACACTACCAGACACATCAGATGTTTCAAGATTGCTTGATTCCAATTAACAAATATTTAATTCGTCCAATAAATCATGGACTGTGTAAAGGGAGCCACAAAAGCGATTTTGATACTGGCGAGGTTCAAACAAGCAACTTTGCTTATGAAGTTATGAGTTTACCAACTATAACCGACATGAATCATCATTTGAAAATGTCATATAAAGAATAACGAGTCTAACTGTATATATGGAAGGGCCAATACGGTAGTATTAAACCATTAATCACAGTTTATTTGCATATGATGAGCCGATGAGGAAGCCAAACATGAGGTGATAACAATAGCTAGATACAGTAAAGAATGGAGAGACTGTATGAAGTATATATAATTCACATCCACACAAAAACACAAACATATTTTGCGGTATATGTCGTATATATAATGGCCTCCTTACTCCAAAAGTTCCCATGGGAACATGAGTTTTTCCGGCTTTTGAGAAGTTGATTCGGGCGATCTTGTAGGAGATAAAGCGATGAGTGGAGGTGTCGAGTCAAACATCTCCCATTGGGTAGTCACCAATGTCTCTGGTGTCGCATCCCTTGTCTGCTGTTGTTGTGGTCGTAATGGCGAGTGGCCTAGAGACGGCTTTTGTAGTTGTTTCGGGGGTAAAGGTGGTTTACCCCCATTTGCAGCTTTTTGGTTACTCGTATTAACTTCATTTGCTGCTGGCATCGAGTTCTTGGCCTTAAGCACATCTAGAGTTTCGACATACTTTTGAACTCGACTCACCTGCACAATTAATTTGTTAACAACCAAAACACGAAAGTATTTCAGAAGTATCATAATTGAAGTCGAtagaagtaaaaaaaaaaactacctgcatctttctttgtaatttgacATCTCCATCTGCCGGAATACCATCTAATTTGACGAGTTCATTCATTAAAAGTTCGATTGCATTTACTATAACCTTTTCCGGTACTCTTCCCCCTTTCAAGATCACTGATTCAAGGGCTGATACCTGCACAGTTACCATTTCATTGGAAGAAGAACAAACATTCCATAACTATACAAAACCACATCGACTTCGATTTCAGGGCATCAATTAATTTACTGCTTTCTAGACTTGAGAGTTTCATACAATTTCTTGAATATCATATGTTCAACTTCCAAAGGAGTCACAATCATTATTCTATGCAAAATAGTTGTCTAAATTAACAACTCGCATTTATTCTATTATGAAGTACCGATCAATTCAATTATGAGTTCAATTATCATCCTGCATCTGTAGATGCAATCTCATAAGTTTGCGATTTTTTGTACATCCGATTTGGGAGACTTTTCCATACGACAAAGACATATTCCTTCCAATATTCCAGGCTCGGTAAACTTACCCAACCAGAATGACTCGATCCAAACTAACTCTTATCTCAACCGACAAACCAAATATGACTAAATGCAAACACACCCAAAATTAACTTCTACCAAAACTAACCCGACCTAAATAACCCATTTACTAGGTCAAAATATTTCACTAAAAGGGATAAACAATTGACTACCTGACCGGCGAGTTTGTCAACAACCAAGCTAATCTCAGAGACAGCCTTAGCAGCTTTCTCCATCTTGGCATTTCTTCTTGTTTCATAATACCTTTTTTCTTGACTAATCGGATCTTCCTCCAACACCAACTTTGATTTATCTTTTACTCCGACGACATCCAAAAACTGTTTTGAATCCCTCTCTTTTTTCTTATAGAACACCTTCTGATCTTCATGGTGCAACCCTGTTGGTCCAGTTAACATTTTCTTCAACTCCCCTGCATTTTTATTCACATATTATTAAACAAGTCAACCATAATTATCAAAGTTACTAACAGAAACTAAAAGTATCCGACACTGGTGCATATTCATGTGTTAAAACACTTAACATGGCTACTTTGGGAAAAATACTTATGTTTTAGCTTAAAATATCTCATGTCCATGCAAACCGAGTAATAAGTttttcaataggtcttggtatagacgggtggggtgAACAGGCggataaagacctctaataaaatgggtagggggacaagatggggcaccctcatgtgcttcccactttatggcaaatgggtattttgtgagggaaaatggtatccgtctatacgtatagacggatagtgtccgtctataattgTGTAagtttttatcaaaaaaaaaaacttcttacAGTATTAAATCGAACATTTTCCAATCTACCCATCTTACTATATCAGCTATTCTTGCTTATGACGAAAAGTAATTTGTGACATCACAAGCATCTCCTCATTTTAACATTATTTTAATCCGTTATTAGACGTTTCAAGCTCATAACAAGTGCTAATAGCAATTCAACCTTTAAATAGACAGCAAATTTTTTCCAATTTATATTCTAatcacaaatttcaaatcttAATTACGTCACTAATAATACAAAATGTTGacgtaacaaaaaaaaaaaaaaaaaaaaaacaaatacatAGCAatcacaattcacaaaaaaaaaaaaaaaaaacataaattagTAGAATATCAACAAAAAAACATACCAAAGGTAGCCTGGGAACTAATATGAATTTCATGGTAAATTAAGCCGTACTTAACCCGAACCCGAATTGTCGGTGGTAACTTAATGGGTTGATCTGTATCAATTCTCTTCTGTACCAACATCCCACTTGGTCGTTTCTCCCAATTCTCGGGTTTTTCTTCGCCACCGCCGCCGCTTCCGCCGTTAACTCTGCTGCTCTCATTCATTGACATCCCATTTAACTTATTCCTCAAACTCATCATTATTCTCCACCCAAAAAAATGCTTATTAAGACTtaatattacactaaaaaaacAGAATTTCTTTTTGTACTTTTTCTCTTGACCAAAAATgtaagaaaagaataaaagaagaaacaaAATGGGCAAAATTTATTCCCACTATTTTTGTTAAAAAATAAATGGATTTTTGAGAAAAGAATGAAGGCACCTAGTATTTGGTGAATATATATAGTGTACAAGTTTTATAATATGATTTTGACATGTGCAATAACTTTAtagtaaaaatgaattaaaatttatATGGAATTATAAATTATTGGTAAAGAGATGGAATAATTGAAAGATGAAAATGAGAAAATGCGAAGAAATGAGGACAGATAAGAGAGAGAGGAAGGTTGATATAATAGAAGTAGAAAGAAAGATAGAGTATAGTTGGAATATAATGGACCGACAGCTTATGGTCAGATGTACATACTAATATAATAATACGGAGTATGAGCAGGtgtaataatataaatattaaatCTTTGTTTTGACTTTTCATAATACTCCGTAATACATGCAGACAATACACTATACCATAGACTCTACTCCGTATCGTTCAAGGTACGTACAATTGTAGAAACAAAAAGTTACTTAGAAACGAAAATATTTTAACTTAGTTATTAAGATGAAGGTATAATGGACATTAAGTTCACTCATTCTCGAGATGGTAGAAATGTCAATATAAGACCTCTTATATAATGGCCAATGGGTGGTCACTATTTCAttttacctttgttttttttAGGGGAAAACCATAAcaataaatcaaacaaaacagCAGAATTCGTATCTGATGGTAGCTCATCTAACCATACTACCTTACTAGCTACTCTAGGCACAACATGAGCTAAAACATGGGCCACACAATTATTTAGACGATTCGTATGTGACCAcaaaactgactgaaaaatattACAAAGGGCAATAAAATCATCAATGATCAACGCGAAGATATTTCGTCCCTTGTTCTTCCCGTTCAGCGCATCAATGACCTGCAAGGAATCACTCTCCATGACCACATGCTGGTGCCCTTTACTCGACGCCTCCTGTAGACCATCCAAGACCGCAACTGCCTCCGCGATTCCAGGCTCCCATGTCACCTCTCTAGCAATCAACAACCCCCACAAAACCGTACCATGCTCGTCCCTGCAAACTGCCCCCGTACCCACCCCCTCTCATTCCTTAACACCGGCATCAACATTTACCTTCACATAACCCGCCTCTGCTGTCCTCCATCCCCCCTGCTCCTGTCGTGCCACTCCTCCATGTCCTTTCCCCAAACGTCTCTTCCCATCGACCTCTCCCTCGTCCATCTCAAACACCACATCCTTAACTCTCCTAACCGCCCTCTTCGGATCCACCATGGCCCCTTCAAAAGCAGCTTTGTTCCGGTGCTCCCATAGTGCCCAGCACCCCAACATAAACAGCCGGCTCTCCACCCCCGCCAACTCCCTCCAACGGTGCTCAATCCATTCCCTAACCCCACACTCTACACCCTCTTCCTCACAACTCAAGCCCAAGCCATTCCACGCCCACTTAGCCACCCCACAATCCCGAAACAAGTGCAGACAAGATTCATTAAAGGCAGAACATAAATAGCATAAAGAATACTCACCTTTAACTCGAGTAGCGATGTTGTCCGTTGCTGC
Protein-coding sequences here:
- the LOC141618007 gene encoding BAG family molecular chaperone regulator 3-like, whose amino-acid sequence is MMSLRNKLNGMSMNESSRVNGGSGGGGEEKPENWEKRPSGMLVQKRIDTDQPIKLPPTIRVRVKYGLIYHEIHISSQATFGELKKMLTGPTGLHHEDQKVFYKKKERDSKQFLDVVGVKDKSKLVLEEDPISQEKRYYETRRNAKMEKAAKAVSEISLVVDKLAGQVSALESVILKGGRVPEKVIVNAIELLMNELVKLDGIPADGDVKLQRKMQVSRVQKYVETLDVLKAKNSMPAANEVNTSNQKAANGGKPPLPPKQLQKPSLGHSPLRPQQQQTRDATPETLVTTQWEMFDSTPPLIALSPTRSPESTSQKPEKLMFPWELLE
- the LOC141620687 gene encoding uncharacterized protein LOC141620687, whose protein sequence is MVVAELLKPNGREWDAEKVGSLLLPFEMDRVLNIQVSPNGPCDAWYWDLEREGDYSVKMAYAALAGEMGDKSGSSDWEKESKALAATDNIATRVKGEYSLCYLCSAFNESCLHLFRDCGVAKWAWNGLGLSCEEEGVECGVREWIEHRWRELAGVESRLFMLGCWALWEHRNKAAFEGAMVDPKRAVRRVKDVVFEMDEGEVDGKRRLGKGHGGVARQEQGGWRTAEAGYVKVNVDAGVKE